One region of Candidatus Dadabacteria bacterium genomic DNA includes:
- the secE gene encoding preprotein translocase subunit SecE codes for MEKFDKIKVDTTRYLSGVATELKRITWPERKDTVKSTLVVVIITAFFALFFMLADYVFSFLFGLILS; via the coding sequence ATGGAAAAATTTGACAAAATCAAAGTTGATACGACCAGGTATCTCAGTGGTGTTGCCACAGAACTGAAAAGAATAACTTGGCCCGAGCGTAAAGACACGGTCAAATCAACCTTAGTGGTTGTTATTATTACCGCGTTCTTTGCACTCTTTTTTATGCTGGCCGATTACGTGTTCTCTTTTCTGTTCGGTCTTATACTGAGTTAA
- the nusG gene encoding transcription termination/antitermination factor NusG, protein MPSKWYIVHVNTGFEERVKTQIENGIESMNNENLAIDEVFIPTETVVETQKGGRKRTSVRKFFPGYIMIKMDLNKETLDFVREIPKVISFVGGRPVDGKINIDSIPEVDEEKVNEIKTRAKEGTLKPKPSVAFEKGESIRVIEGPFANFSGIIEDVKPEKARVQVLVSIFGRTTPIELDFNQVEKI, encoded by the coding sequence ATGCCGAGCAAGTGGTATATAGTACACGTCAATACAGGTTTTGAAGAAAGGGTTAAAACCCAGATAGAGAACGGAATAGAGAGCATGAACAATGAAAACCTTGCTATTGACGAGGTTTTTATTCCTACTGAAACCGTGGTTGAGACGCAGAAAGGCGGGAGGAAAAGAACCTCTGTAAGGAAATTCTTCCCCGGATATATAATGATTAAAATGGACCTCAACAAAGAGACTCTGGATTTCGTAAGGGAAATACCTAAGGTCATAAGTTTCGTGGGAGGCCGCCCGGTTGATGGAAAGATAAATATTGATTCCATTCCCGAAGTTGACGAAGAAAAGGTTAATGAGATAAAGACGAGGGCGAAAGAGGGTACGCTCAAACCCAAACCGAGTGTCGCCTTTGAGAAAGGAGAATCCATAAGAGTTATAGAGGGACCTTTTGCCAATTTCTCCGGAATTATAGAAGACGTAAAACCCGAGAAAGCCAGGGTGCAGGTATTGGTCAGCATTTTCGGCAGAACCACGCCCATAGAGCTCGATTTTAACCAGGTGGAGAAAATCTAG